The Agromyces sp. LHK192 genome includes a window with the following:
- a CDS encoding class II 3-deoxy-7-phosphoheptulonate synthase: MIAGLDYWRTLPIKQQPEWPDPIAAQSASAELATLPPLVFAGEVDMLRSRLGAAARGEAFLLQGGDCAETFAGATADQIRNRVKTVLQMAVVLTYGASMPVVKMGRMAGQFAKPRSSDTETRGDVTLPAYRGDIVNGYDFTPESRAADPRRLVQGYHTAASTLNLIRAFTQGGFADLRQVHQWNQGFAANPANARYEKLAREIDRAVKFMDACGADFDELKRTEFYTGHEGLLMDYERPMTRIDSRTGTPYNTSAHFVWIGERTRELDGAHVDFLSRVRNPIGVKLGPTTTPEVMLELIEKLDPEREPGRLTFITRMGAGKIREALPPLLEAVKRSDATPLWVTDPMHGNGITTPTGYKTRRFDDVVDEVKGFFEAHRAAGTHPGGIHVELTGDDVTECLGGSEHIDEATLATRYESLCDPRLNHMQSLELAFLVAEELASR, from the coding sequence GTGATCGCGGGCCTCGACTATTGGCGCACACTGCCGATCAAGCAGCAGCCGGAGTGGCCCGACCCCATCGCGGCCCAGTCCGCGTCGGCCGAGCTCGCCACCCTCCCGCCGCTGGTGTTCGCGGGTGAGGTCGACATGCTCCGCTCGCGGCTCGGTGCAGCCGCTCGGGGCGAGGCGTTCCTGCTGCAGGGCGGCGACTGCGCCGAGACCTTCGCCGGCGCCACGGCGGATCAGATCCGCAATCGCGTGAAGACGGTCCTCCAGATGGCGGTCGTGCTCACGTACGGCGCCTCGATGCCGGTCGTCAAGATGGGCCGGATGGCGGGACAGTTCGCGAAGCCGCGGTCGAGCGACACCGAGACGCGCGGCGACGTCACCCTGCCCGCGTACCGCGGCGACATCGTCAACGGCTACGACTTCACGCCGGAATCCCGAGCGGCCGACCCGCGACGACTCGTGCAGGGCTACCACACGGCCGCCTCCACGCTGAACCTGATCCGCGCGTTCACGCAGGGCGGTTTCGCCGACCTCCGCCAGGTGCACCAGTGGAACCAGGGCTTCGCCGCCAACCCGGCGAACGCGCGGTACGAGAAGCTCGCCCGCGAGATCGATCGTGCCGTGAAGTTCATGGACGCCTGCGGTGCGGACTTCGACGAGCTCAAGCGCACCGAGTTCTACACCGGGCACGAGGGCCTGCTGATGGACTACGAGCGACCGATGACCCGCATCGACTCGCGCACGGGCACGCCGTACAACACCTCGGCGCACTTCGTCTGGATCGGCGAGCGCACGCGCGAACTCGACGGCGCCCACGTCGATTTCCTCTCGCGGGTGCGCAACCCGATCGGCGTGAAGCTCGGCCCGACCACGACGCCCGAGGTCATGCTCGAGCTCATCGAGAAGCTCGACCCCGAGCGCGAACCGGGCCGCCTGACCTTCATCACGCGCATGGGCGCGGGAAAGATCCGCGAGGCACTGCCGCCGCTGCTCGAGGCGGTCAAGCGCAGCGACGCGACTCCGCTGTGGGTCACCGACCCGATGCACGGCAACGGCATCACGACGCCCACCGGATACAAGACGCGTCGGTTCGACGACGTCGTGGACGAGGTCAAGGGATTCTTCGAGGCGCATCGCGCGGCGGGCACGCACCCGGGCGGCATCCACGTGGAGCTCACGGGCGACGACGTCACCGAGTGCCTCGGCGGCTCGGAGCACATCGACGAGGCGACGCTGGCGACCCGGTACGAGTCGCTCTGCGACCCGCGCCTCAATCACATGCAGTCGCTCGAGCTCGCATTCCTGGTCGCCGAGGAGCTCGCGTCGCGCTGA
- the def gene encoding peptide deformylase, translated as MPERPIRLFGDPVLKSVSAPVDQIDEGVRSLVADLLDSVRIPGRAGVAAPQIGVNLRVFSYNVDGRIGYVINPEIVEVSGEAEKIDEGCLSVPNQWARTPRHPFARVRGIDLDGNAIEVSGTGVLAQALQHEVDHLDGLLYLDRLEKEERRVAMRQVRESDWF; from the coding sequence GTGCCGGAACGACCCATCCGACTCTTCGGCGACCCCGTCCTGAAGAGCGTGTCCGCCCCCGTCGACCAGATCGACGAGGGCGTTCGTTCGCTCGTCGCCGACCTCCTGGACAGCGTGCGGATTCCCGGGAGGGCCGGTGTCGCGGCACCGCAGATCGGCGTCAACCTGCGGGTGTTCAGTTACAACGTCGACGGCCGGATCGGCTACGTGATCAACCCCGAGATCGTCGAGGTGAGCGGCGAAGCCGAGAAGATCGACGAGGGATGCCTCTCCGTGCCGAACCAGTGGGCGCGGACGCCCCGCCATCCGTTCGCACGCGTCCGCGGCATCGACCTCGACGGCAACGCGATCGAGGTTTCGGGCACCGGCGTGCTCGCGCAGGCGCTCCAGCACGAGGTCGACCACCTCGACGGACTGCTCTACCTCGACCGCCTCGAGAAGGAAGAGCGCCGAGTCGCGATGCGTCAGGTGCGGGAGTCCGACTGGTTCTGA
- a CDS encoding pyruvate carboxylase, whose amino-acid sequence MFTKILVANRGEIAIRAFRAAVEVGAKTVAVYPFEDRNSLHRLKADEAYQIGEPGHPVRAYLDVSEIIRVAKESGADAIYPGYGFLSENPELAQAAAEAGIAFIGPPKRVLEMAGNKVTAKEHAIAAGVPVLKSTPPSRDIEELLAGADEIGFPIFAKAVAGGGGRGMRRVNTFEELRPALEEAMREADSAFGDPTMFLEQAVLRPRHIEVQVLADATGETVHLFERDCSVQRRHQKVVEIAPAPNLSDDIRQSLYRDAIAFARSIGYVNAGTVEFLLDTAGERAGEHVFIEMNPRIQVEHTVTEEVTDVDLVVSQMRIAAGETLADLGLLQDQIRLRGAALQCRITTEDPTAGFRPDTGKITTYRSPGGAGIRLDGGTVNPGAQISPHFDSMLAKLTCRGRDYPAAVARARRALAEFRIRGVSTNIPFLQGVLDDASFVAGDLSTSFIEERPELLRGRQSKDRGTKILNWLADVTVNQPNGAAPTTVSPVEKLPVIDLSAPAPAGSRQRLLELGPAGFAAALRAQKPLAVTETTFRDAHQSLLATRVRTKDLVAVAPHVARLTPQLLSVEAWGGATYDVALRFLGEDPWERLAALREALPNINIQMLLRGRNTVGYTPYPLEVTDAFVREAAATGVDIFRIFDALNDVSQMRPAIESVLETGTAVAEVALCYTGDLLDPSEDLYTLDYYLRLADKIVSAGAHVLAIKDMAGLLRPAAAEKLVGALRERFDVPVHLHTHDTAGGQLATLLAASRAGVDAVDVASAPMSGTTSQPSASALVAALAHTDRDTGISLQAVSDLEPYWEAVRRLYRPFESGLPGPTGRVYHHEIPGGQLSNLRQQAIALGLADDFELIEDLYAAANDILGRVPKVTPSSKVVGDLALHLAAVKADPADFAANPEKYDVPDSVIGFMAGELGDLPGGWPEPFRSKVLAGRDVRIGVAELTPEQREALEGDAVTRRSMLNTLLFPAPTRQFEQIRELFGDLSVVDTADYLYGLRSGAEHVIEIDRGVRLYAGLEAIGEADDKGMRTVMTILNGQLRPVFVRDRSIVVESRSAEKADASQPGHVAAPFSGVVTLQVEPGAEVEAGQAVASIEAMKMEAAITSPLAGVVERIAIPKTQQVEAGDLLVVVRPR is encoded by the coding sequence ATGTTCACGAAGATCCTGGTTGCCAACCGCGGTGAGATCGCCATCCGCGCATTCCGGGCGGCCGTCGAGGTCGGCGCGAAGACCGTGGCGGTGTATCCCTTCGAAGACCGCAACTCCCTGCACCGGCTCAAGGCCGACGAGGCCTACCAGATCGGCGAACCCGGGCATCCCGTCCGCGCCTACCTCGACGTGTCCGAGATCATCCGCGTCGCGAAGGAATCGGGCGCCGACGCGATCTACCCGGGGTACGGCTTCCTCTCCGAGAACCCCGAACTCGCCCAGGCGGCCGCCGAGGCGGGCATCGCGTTCATCGGTCCGCCGAAGCGTGTGCTCGAGATGGCGGGCAACAAGGTCACCGCGAAGGAGCATGCGATCGCCGCAGGCGTCCCGGTCCTGAAGTCGACGCCGCCGTCGCGCGACATCGAGGAGCTGCTCGCCGGAGCCGACGAGATCGGCTTCCCGATCTTCGCGAAGGCGGTAGCGGGCGGCGGCGGCCGCGGCATGCGCCGCGTCAACACGTTCGAGGAGCTGCGCCCCGCACTCGAGGAGGCGATGCGCGAGGCCGACAGCGCGTTCGGCGATCCCACCATGTTCCTCGAGCAGGCCGTGCTCCGGCCCAGGCACATCGAGGTGCAGGTGCTCGCCGACGCGACCGGCGAGACGGTGCACCTGTTCGAGCGCGACTGCTCGGTGCAGCGGCGGCACCAGAAGGTCGTCGAGATCGCGCCGGCGCCGAACCTCTCCGATGACATCCGTCAGTCGCTCTACCGCGACGCCATCGCCTTCGCGCGCTCGATCGGGTACGTGAACGCGGGAACCGTCGAGTTCCTGCTCGACACGGCCGGCGAGCGCGCCGGCGAGCACGTGTTCATCGAGATGAATCCGCGCATCCAGGTCGAGCACACGGTGACCGAGGAGGTCACCGACGTCGACCTCGTGGTGTCGCAGATGCGCATCGCGGCGGGGGAGACCCTCGCCGACCTCGGCCTGCTCCAGGACCAGATCCGGCTGCGGGGTGCGGCGTTGCAGTGCCGCATCACGACCGAGGACCCCACCGCGGGGTTCCGGCCCGACACGGGCAAGATCACGACGTACCGCTCGCCGGGCGGGGCCGGCATCCGGCTCGACGGCGGAACGGTGAACCCGGGCGCGCAGATCAGCCCGCACTTCGACTCGATGCTCGCGAAGCTGACCTGTCGCGGTCGCGACTACCCGGCGGCGGTCGCCCGTGCACGGCGCGCCCTCGCGGAGTTCCGCATCCGCGGCGTCTCGACCAACATCCCGTTCCTGCAGGGCGTGCTCGACGACGCATCCTTCGTGGCGGGCGACCTGAGCACCTCGTTCATCGAGGAGCGGCCCGAGCTGCTCCGCGGTCGGCAGTCGAAGGACCGCGGCACGAAGATCCTCAACTGGCTCGCGGACGTCACCGTGAACCAGCCGAACGGAGCTGCCCCGACGACGGTGAGCCCGGTCGAGAAGCTTCCCGTGATCGACCTCTCGGCGCCTGCGCCGGCCGGTTCGCGGCAGCGACTCCTCGAACTCGGGCCGGCCGGGTTCGCCGCCGCGTTGCGCGCGCAGAAGCCGCTCGCGGTGACGGAGACGACGTTCCGCGACGCGCACCAGTCGCTGCTCGCGACCCGGGTGCGCACCAAGGACCTCGTCGCGGTCGCCCCCCACGTGGCCCGGCTGACGCCGCAGCTGCTCTCGGTCGAGGCCTGGGGCGGCGCGACGTACGACGTGGCGCTCCGGTTCCTCGGCGAGGACCCGTGGGAGCGCCTGGCGGCGCTGCGGGAGGCGCTTCCGAACATCAACATCCAGATGCTGCTCCGCGGTCGAAACACCGTCGGGTACACGCCGTACCCGCTCGAGGTCACCGATGCGTTCGTCCGCGAGGCGGCCGCGACGGGCGTCGACATCTTCCGCATCTTCGATGCGCTGAACGACGTCTCGCAGATGCGCCCGGCGATCGAATCGGTCCTCGAGACCGGCACCGCCGTCGCCGAGGTCGCGCTCTGCTACACGGGGGATCTCCTCGATCCCTCGGAGGACCTGTACACGCTCGACTACTACCTCCGCCTCGCGGACAAGATCGTGAGTGCGGGCGCGCATGTCCTCGCCATCAAGGACATGGCGGGGCTCCTGCGTCCGGCGGCAGCCGAGAAGCTCGTGGGCGCGCTGCGTGAGCGCTTCGACGTGCCGGTGCACCTGCACACGCATGACACGGCGGGCGGCCAGCTCGCCACGCTGCTCGCGGCGAGCCGCGCGGGGGTCGATGCGGTCGACGTGGCGTCCGCCCCGATGTCGGGGACGACGAGCCAGCCGTCGGCGTCCGCGCTGGTCGCGGCGCTCGCGCACACCGACCGCGACACCGGCATCTCGTTGCAGGCCGTCTCCGACCTCGAGCCGTACTGGGAGGCCGTGCGCCGGCTGTACCGGCCCTTCGAGTCCGGGCTTCCGGGTCCGACCGGACGCGTGTACCACCACGAGATCCCGGGCGGCCAGTTGTCGAACCTGCGTCAGCAGGCGATCGCTCTCGGCCTCGCCGATGACTTCGAGCTCATCGAAGACCTCTATGCGGCAGCGAACGACATCCTCGGCCGGGTGCCGAAGGTCACGCCGTCCTCGAAGGTGGTCGGCGACCTCGCCCTGCACCTGGCGGCCGTCAAGGCCGACCCCGCCGACTTCGCGGCGAACCCCGAGAAGTACGACGTGCCCGACTCGGTCATCGGCTTCATGGCCGGCGAACTCGGCGACCTCCCCGGCGGGTGGCCCGAACCCTTCCGCTCGAAGGTCCTCGCCGGACGGGACGTGCGGATCGGCGTCGCCGAACTCACGCCCGAACAGCGCGAAGCGCTCGAGGGCGACGCCGTGACGCGCCGGTCGATGCTGAACACCCTCCTGTTCCCCGCGCCCACCCGCCAGTTCGAGCAGATCCGCGAGCTGTTCGGCGACCTCTCCGTCGTCGACACCGCCGACTACCTGTACGGACTGCGCTCCGGCGCGGAGCACGTGATCGAGATCGACCGCGGGGTCCGGCTGTACGCGGGCCTCGAGGCGATCGGCGAGGCCGACGACAAGGGCATGCGCACCGTCATGACCATCCTCAACGGCCAGTTGCGGCCCGTGTTCGTGCGCGATCGATCCATCGTCGTCGAGTCGCGGTCGGCGGAGAAGGCCGATGCCTCGCAACCCGGACACGTCGCGGCACCGTTCTCGGGCGTGGTCACGCTCCAGGTCGAGCCGGGTGCCGAGGTCGAGGCCGGTCAGGCCGTCGCATCGATCGAGGCGATGAAGATGGAGGCCGCGATCACGTCGCCGCTCGCCGGCGTCGTGGAGCGCATCGCGATCCCGAAGACGCAGCAGGTCGAGGCGGGCGATCTGCTCGTCGTCGTGCGCCCGCGCTAA
- a CDS encoding 1-acyl-sn-glycerol-3-phosphate acyltransferase gives MFYWVMKHIIVGPILLSIFRPWVVGLQHIPANGPVILASNHLSFIDSIFLPLVVDRPVVFLAKSEYFTGKGLKGWATRMFFQSAGQLPIDRSGGKASEASLNTGLRVLAEGSILGIYPEGTRSPDGKLYRGRTGVARMVLESGAPVVPVAMIGTEHVMPIGTRLPKVRRIGIIIGEPMDFSRFEGLEGDRFVLRSVTDELVRELRLLSEQEYVDVYASSVKEQRVSQSR, from the coding sequence GTGTTCTACTGGGTGATGAAGCACATCATCGTCGGCCCGATCCTGCTCTCGATCTTCCGACCCTGGGTGGTCGGCCTGCAGCACATCCCCGCGAACGGCCCGGTCATCCTGGCCTCGAACCACCTGTCGTTCATCGACTCGATCTTCCTGCCGCTCGTCGTGGACCGCCCGGTGGTGTTCCTGGCGAAGAGCGAGTACTTCACGGGCAAGGGCCTCAAAGGCTGGGCGACCCGGATGTTCTTCCAGTCCGCCGGCCAGCTGCCGATCGACCGCTCAGGGGGAAAGGCGTCCGAGGCGTCGCTCAACACGGGGCTTCGGGTGCTGGCCGAGGGCAGCATCCTCGGCATCTACCCGGAGGGCACGCGCAGTCCCGATGGCAAGCTCTACCGCGGCCGGACGGGTGTCGCCCGCATGGTGCTCGAATCCGGGGCTCCCGTCGTGCCCGTCGCGATGATCGGCACCGAGCACGTGATGCCGATCGGCACGCGACTGCCCAAGGTCCGTCGCATCGGCATCATCATCGGCGAGCCGATGGACTTCAGCCGGTTCGAGGGGCTCGAGGGCGACCGGTTCGTGTTGCGGAGTGTGACGGATGAGCTCGTCCGCGAACTCCGCCTGCTCAGCGAGCAGGAATACGTCGACGTGTATGCGAGTTCGGTGAAGGAACAGCGCGTCTCGCAGTCGCGATAG
- a CDS encoding long-chain fatty acid--CoA ligase: MTEFITPPLVPADPTANTTDLLVERVKATPDRVLFSRPTTDGGWSPITTAEFHAQVVALAKGLVAAGIQPGDKIGLMSKTSYEWTLIDFATWFAGAVLVPVYETSSPAQVRWNLSDSGAVAVILETPDHFARFDEVHPELPAIRNVWQIELGDLDKLAASGAEVADEEIERRRNLANGDDIATLIYTSGSTGKPKGCVLTHSNFVELSRNSAVALQEVVADRNGASTLLFITLAHVFARFISVLSVHAGVHVGHQPDTKQLLPSLGSFKPTFLLAVPRVFEKVYNVSEQKAEAGGKGKIFHKAAQTAVEYSTALEAGHVPLGLKLRFKLFDTLVFSKLRAAMGGNVKYAVSGSAPLGPRLGHFYHALGITILEGYGLTETTAPATVNLATKSKIGTVGPALPGVGVRVAEDGEIQVKGVNVFKEYWKNPEATADAFEGDWFKTGDIGAFDADGFLTITGRKKEIIVTAGGKNVAPAALEDPIRANPVVGQVVVVGDQKPFIGALVTLDTEMLPVWLNNAGEDAGMSLEEAAKHPVVLAEVQRAIDAANETVSRAESIRKFTVLATEWTEQSGHLTPKLSIKRNVILEDFAVEVEGMYSGAPATEGHSIVS; this comes from the coding sequence GTGACCGAATTCATCACTCCGCCCCTCGTTCCCGCCGACCCGACGGCGAATACGACCGACCTCCTCGTGGAGCGGGTGAAGGCGACCCCGGACCGCGTGCTGTTCTCGCGGCCCACGACCGACGGCGGGTGGTCGCCGATCACGACCGCCGAGTTCCATGCCCAGGTCGTCGCACTCGCGAAGGGCCTCGTGGCCGCCGGCATCCAGCCGGGCGACAAGATCGGCCTGATGAGCAAGACGAGCTACGAGTGGACGCTCATCGACTTCGCGACCTGGTTCGCGGGCGCCGTCCTGGTCCCCGTCTACGAGACCAGCTCCCCCGCGCAGGTGCGGTGGAACCTGAGCGATTCGGGTGCCGTCGCGGTGATCCTCGAGACGCCCGATCACTTCGCACGCTTCGACGAGGTGCACCCCGAACTCCCGGCGATCCGGAACGTCTGGCAGATCGAGCTGGGCGATCTCGACAAGCTCGCGGCGAGCGGCGCGGAGGTGGCCGACGAGGAGATCGAACGACGCCGCAACCTCGCGAACGGCGACGACATCGCGACCCTCATCTACACGTCCGGTTCCACCGGGAAGCCCAAGGGCTGCGTCCTGACGCACTCGAACTTCGTCGAGCTCTCGCGGAACTCCGCGGTCGCGCTCCAGGAGGTCGTGGCCGACAGGAACGGGGCATCGACGCTCCTGTTCATCACCCTCGCGCACGTGTTCGCCCGGTTCATCTCGGTGCTCAGCGTGCACGCCGGCGTGCATGTCGGCCACCAGCCCGACACGAAGCAGCTCCTGCCCTCGCTCGGCAGCTTCAAGCCGACCTTCCTCCTCGCGGTGCCCCGCGTCTTCGAGAAGGTCTACAACGTCTCCGAGCAGAAGGCCGAGGCGGGCGGCAAGGGCAAGATCTTCCACAAGGCCGCCCAGACCGCGGTGGAATATTCGACCGCCCTCGAGGCCGGTCACGTGCCGCTCGGTCTCAAGCTCCGGTTCAAGCTGTTCGACACGCTGGTGTTCTCCAAGCTCCGTGCCGCGATGGGCGGCAACGTGAAGTACGCCGTGTCGGGGTCCGCGCCGCTCGGCCCGCGCCTCGGGCACTTCTACCACGCGCTCGGGATCACGATCCTCGAGGGCTACGGCCTCACCGAGACGACGGCGCCGGCGACGGTGAACCTCGCCACCAAGTCGAAGATCGGCACGGTCGGCCCCGCCCTCCCGGGCGTCGGGGTGCGCGTCGCCGAGGACGGCGAGATCCAGGTCAAGGGCGTCAACGTCTTCAAGGAGTACTGGAAGAACCCGGAGGCGACGGCCGACGCGTTCGAGGGCGATTGGTTCAAGACCGGTGACATCGGTGCGTTCGACGCGGACGGATTCCTCACGATCACGGGTCGCAAGAAGGAGATCATCGTGACGGCGGGCGGCAAGAACGTGGCCCCCGCCGCGCTCGAGGATCCGATCCGCGCCAACCCGGTGGTCGGCCAGGTCGTCGTCGTCGGCGACCAGAAGCCGTTCATCGGCGCGCTCGTGACGCTGGACACCGAGATGCTCCCCGTCTGGCTCAACAATGCGGGCGAGGACGCCGGCATGAGCCTGGAGGAGGCGGCGAAGCACCCGGTCGTGCTCGCCGAGGTGCAGCGGGCCATCGATGCCGCCAACGAGACGGTGTCCCGCGCGGAGTCGATCCGCAAGTTCACCGTGCTCGCCACCGAATGGACCGAGCAGAGCGGTCACCTGACGCCGAAGCTCAGCATCAAGCGCAACGTGATCCTCGAGGACTTCGCGGTCGAGGTCGAGGGCATGTACTCGGGTGCGCCGGCGACCGAGGGCCACTCCATCGTGAGCTGA
- a CDS encoding ROK family glucokinase: MAHAIGIDIGGTKIAGAVVDDEGQIVRHDRVPTPTDTGALEDAVVAMIEGLRAEEPIEAVGVAAAGFIDAAQSTVYYAPNIDWRNEPFRQKLEARTGGTVVVDNDANAAGWAEFRFGAGRMVSDMVMLTVGTGVGGAIVAGDRLFRGGFGAGAELGHLRLVPGGIACGCGQFGCLEMYGSGRALLRMANEIADAGGIGQHLARLRSEHGRLDGGLVGDLIAQEDPGAIAALRQLGRWLGEASASLSAVLDPQRFVFGGGVAAAGELLLDPIRESYLEHLPARGYHPEPDFVIAELVNDAGVVGAADLARVWVADHA; the protein is encoded by the coding sequence GTGGCGCACGCGATCGGCATCGACATCGGCGGCACCAAGATCGCGGGGGCGGTCGTCGACGACGAGGGGCAGATCGTCCGTCACGACCGCGTGCCCACGCCCACCGACACGGGGGCGTTGGAGGACGCGGTCGTCGCGATGATCGAGGGCCTCCGTGCGGAGGAGCCGATCGAGGCGGTCGGCGTCGCGGCGGCGGGATTCATCGACGCCGCGCAGTCCACCGTCTACTATGCGCCGAACATCGACTGGCGCAACGAACCGTTCCGCCAGAAGCTCGAAGCCCGCACCGGAGGCACGGTCGTCGTCGACAACGACGCGAACGCCGCGGGATGGGCCGAGTTCCGGTTCGGCGCCGGGCGGATGGTCAGCGACATGGTGATGCTCACCGTCGGCACCGGCGTCGGCGGAGCGATCGTCGCGGGCGATCGCCTGTTCCGCGGCGGATTCGGCGCCGGGGCGGAACTCGGTCACCTCCGCCTGGTGCCGGGCGGCATCGCCTGCGGATGCGGCCAGTTCGGGTGCCTCGAGATGTACGGCTCCGGCCGGGCGCTCCTGCGCATGGCGAACGAGATCGCGGATGCCGGCGGCATCGGGCAGCATCTCGCGCGCCTCCGGAGCGAGCACGGCAGGCTCGACGGCGGGCTCGTGGGCGACCTCATCGCGCAGGAGGACCCCGGTGCGATCGCGGCGCTCCGCCAGTTGGGTCGATGGCTCGGCGAGGCATCCGCGAGCCTGTCGGCCGTGCTCGACCCGCAGCGGTTCGTGTTCGGCGGCGGCGTCGCAGCCGCCGGTGAACTGCTGCTCGACCCGATCCGCGAGTCCTACCTCGAGCACCTCCCCGCGCGGGGGTATCACCCCGAACCCGACTTCGTGATCGCCGAGCTCGTGAACGACGCCGGCGTCGTCGGCGCCGCCGACCTGGCACGCGTCTGGGTCGCCGATCACGCCTGA
- a CDS encoding MinD/ParA family protein: MVDKHDDEGRPERGTLPPSGGAHAAGSLPDSLNIRVDLPPAPRRQAPAEETAVAIDDVSVDPGAAGSNGPTTRSIDVVASGGSYVGAGRRDASPYSALLASDAAQRRDRSARDASTTSVAVAEEAVQPQLPEAPEPSESLTADRLIDLNRATRPAPQGGLNRFLYHATFHVVNLGDSAKVRAHKAMNERIGKRFDGGARFVPILTRKGGVGKTTITTLLGMALADARDDRIIAIDANPDRGTLAERVDRQTRETVRDVVSKASSIGGYTDFSTFVSRDETRLDILASDTDPLLSEAFDDNDYNVVAGLAARYYSIVLTDCGTGIVHSVMRATLQRADSIVIVSGGSVDEARLASETLTWLEANGFGELVRNAVVAINLATQGTHLVKVDEIEAHFASRVREIVRIPYDPQLAAGSVVHWKALRQVTRDAARDLAAQVVEGLPADRGH, from the coding sequence GTGGTTGACAAGCACGACGATGAGGGACGACCCGAACGGGGCACGCTGCCGCCGAGCGGGGGAGCGCACGCCGCGGGGAGCCTCCCGGACAGCTTGAACATCCGGGTGGACCTGCCACCGGCGCCGCGCCGCCAGGCTCCTGCCGAGGAGACCGCCGTCGCGATCGACGACGTTTCGGTCGACCCCGGCGCCGCCGGCTCCAACGGACCGACCACGCGCTCGATCGACGTGGTCGCCAGCGGCGGGAGCTATGTCGGCGCCGGTCGGCGCGACGCGTCGCCGTACAGCGCGCTGCTCGCCTCGGACGCGGCCCAGCGCCGTGATCGGAGCGCCCGCGACGCGTCGACGACGTCGGTCGCGGTGGCCGAGGAGGCCGTGCAGCCGCAGTTGCCGGAGGCGCCCGAGCCGAGCGAATCGCTGACCGCCGATCGGCTCATCGACCTCAATCGTGCGACACGGCCGGCTCCGCAGGGCGGGCTCAACCGTTTCCTCTACCACGCGACGTTCCACGTCGTGAACCTGGGCGACTCCGCGAAGGTCCGAGCGCACAAGGCGATGAACGAGCGGATCGGCAAGCGGTTCGACGGTGGAGCGCGGTTCGTGCCGATCCTCACCCGGAAGGGCGGCGTCGGCAAGACGACGATCACGACCCTGCTCGGCATGGCACTCGCCGACGCCCGCGATGACCGGATCATCGCGATCGACGCGAATCCCGATCGCGGGACCCTCGCCGAGCGGGTCGACCGGCAGACCCGCGAGACGGTGCGCGATGTGGTCTCGAAGGCCTCGTCGATCGGCGGGTACACCGACTTCTCGACGTTCGTCTCGCGCGACGAGACTCGACTCGACATCCTGGCGTCCGACACCGATCCGCTGCTGTCGGAGGCGTTCGACGACAACGACTACAACGTCGTCGCCGGACTCGCCGCCCGCTACTACTCGATCGTGCTGACGGACTGCGGCACCGGCATCGTGCACTCCGTGATGCGGGCGACGCTGCAGCGGGCCGACTCGATCGTCATCGTCTCCGGGGGCAGCGTCGACGAGGCCCGACTGGCCTCCGAGACGTTGACCTGGCTCGAGGCGAACGGGTTCGGCGAATTGGTGCGCAATGCCGTCGTGGCCATCAACCTCGCGACCCAGGGAACCCACCTCGTCAAGGTCGACGAGATCGAGGCGCACTTCGCCTCCCGTGTGCGTGAGATCGTCCGCATCCCCTACGACCCGCAGTTGGCCGCCGGTTCGGTGGTGCACTGGAAGGCGCTGCGTCAGGTCACCCGCGACGCGGCCAGAGACCTCGCCGCGCAGGTGGTGGAGGGCCTGCCCGCGGACCGCGGGCACTGA